A window of the Streptomyces albireticuli genome harbors these coding sequences:
- a CDS encoding lysophospholipid acyltransferase family protein, with protein MSRILLKAFLGLLMRVLYRPKVEGAEHIPGTGPVILAGSHVTFVDSLFLALVVKRQVFFIGKDEYVTGKGVKGRLMAWFFTSSGMIPVDRDGGRGGVAALMTGRRVLDEGNVFGIYPEGTRSPDGRLYRGRTGIARLTLMTGAPVVPFAMLGMDKVQPGGKGRLRLAPVTVRFGEPLDFARYEGMDRDRYVLRAVTDEVMSEVMSLSGQEYVDMYATKAREKKAA; from the coding sequence TTGTCCCGCATCTTGCTCAAGGCGTTTCTCGGATTGCTCATGCGCGTCCTGTACCGCCCGAAGGTCGAGGGCGCGGAGCACATCCCGGGCACCGGGCCGGTGATCCTGGCCGGCAGCCATGTGACGTTCGTCGACTCGCTGTTCCTCGCGCTGGTCGTCAAGCGTCAGGTGTTCTTCATCGGCAAGGACGAGTACGTCACGGGCAAGGGCGTCAAGGGCCGGCTGATGGCCTGGTTCTTCACCAGCTCCGGCATGATCCCGGTGGACCGTGACGGCGGCCGCGGCGGTGTCGCGGCGCTGATGACCGGCCGCCGGGTGCTGGACGAGGGCAATGTCTTCGGGATCTACCCCGAGGGCACCCGCTCCCCCGACGGCCGCCTCTACCGCGGCCGGACCGGCATCGCCCGGCTGACGCTGATGACCGGCGCCCCGGTGGTCCCGTTCGCGATGCTCGGCATGGACAAGGTCCAGCCGGGCGGCAAGGGCCGGCTGCGGCTGGCCCCGGTGACCGTGCGCTTCGGCGAGCCGCTGGACTTCGCCCGCTACGAGGGCATGGACCGCGACCGCTATGTGCTGCGCGCCGTCACCGACGAGGTGATGAGCGAGGTCATGAGCCTGTCGGGTCAGGAGTACGTGGACATGTACGCCACCAAGGCGCGGGAGAAGAAGGCCGCCTGA
- a CDS encoding MFS transporter — MTSPVDTPTGGAPAAEAPRPGRWLALAVLVLAVLLVAVDATVLGLATPFLSEDLRPSGTQLLWIGDVYSFVIAGLLVSMGSLGDRIGRKKLLLCGAVAFGAVSVLNAYATSPEMMIAARALLGVAGATLMPSTLALIRNLFHDPKERSLAIGIWGAMASAGAAVGPVVGGVLLQNFWWGSVFLINLPVMAVLVLVGIKLLPESRDPAPGPWDMPSVLLSMVGIVAIVYAIKEAAAYGFRWHFLLAGVLGALALIRFVRRQLKLPKPLLDMRLFHHRGFSGAVLADLLTVLGLSGLVFFLSQFLQLVQGRNPLEAGLAELPAAVGAVTAGLLAGKAARRWSVRSVVAGGLAAIGVALAVLVLLHADTAYPVLGVALLLVGVGAGFSFTVTADVILSSVPKEQAGSASAVSETAYELGAALGIALLGSIVTGVYRGFDTPAGVPAKAASDAHDSLGGAVEAAAELPGGTGGALLASAQDAFVEGLRIAAGAGALVLLGTAVAAWFLLRGQKLEEGAGGAPEH, encoded by the coding sequence GTGACTTCCCCGGTCGACACCCCCACCGGCGGCGCCCCGGCCGCCGAGGCACCCCGCCCCGGGCGCTGGCTGGCCCTCGCCGTCCTCGTCCTGGCCGTCCTCCTCGTCGCCGTCGACGCGACCGTCCTCGGCCTCGCCACGCCCTTCCTCAGCGAGGACCTGCGCCCCTCGGGCACCCAGCTGCTGTGGATCGGCGACGTCTACTCCTTCGTCATCGCCGGCCTCCTGGTGTCCATGGGCAGCCTCGGCGACCGGATCGGCCGCAAGAAGCTCCTGCTCTGCGGCGCGGTCGCGTTCGGCGCGGTGTCCGTGCTCAACGCCTACGCCACCAGTCCCGAGATGATGATCGCCGCCCGGGCCCTGCTCGGCGTGGCGGGCGCGACCCTGATGCCGTCCACCCTCGCGCTCATCCGCAACCTCTTCCACGACCCCAAGGAGCGCAGCCTCGCCATCGGCATCTGGGGCGCCATGGCCTCCGCCGGCGCGGCCGTCGGCCCGGTCGTGGGCGGCGTCCTGCTCCAGAACTTCTGGTGGGGATCGGTCTTCCTGATCAACCTGCCGGTGATGGCCGTGCTGGTGCTCGTCGGCATCAAGCTGCTGCCCGAGTCGCGCGACCCCGCGCCCGGCCCCTGGGACATGCCGAGCGTCCTGCTGTCGATGGTCGGCATCGTGGCGATCGTCTACGCCATCAAGGAGGCGGCCGCGTACGGCTTCCGCTGGCACTTCCTGCTCGCGGGCGTCCTCGGCGCGCTGGCCCTGATCCGGTTCGTGCGGCGGCAGCTCAAGCTGCCCAAGCCCCTGCTGGACATGCGGCTCTTCCACCACCGGGGCTTCTCGGGGGCGGTCCTCGCCGACCTGCTGACCGTGCTCGGCCTGTCCGGGCTGGTGTTCTTCCTGTCCCAGTTCCTCCAGCTGGTCCAGGGCCGTAACCCGCTGGAGGCGGGGCTCGCCGAGCTGCCCGCCGCGGTCGGCGCCGTGACCGCGGGCCTGCTCGCCGGGAAGGCGGCACGCCGCTGGTCGGTGCGGTCGGTGGTGGCCGGCGGGCTCGCGGCGATCGGCGTCGCGCTCGCGGTGCTCGTCCTGCTGCACGCGGACACCGCCTACCCGGTCCTCGGCGTGGCCCTGCTGCTCGTCGGGGTCGGCGCGGGCTTCTCCTTCACCGTCACCGCCGACGTGATCCTCTCCAGCGTGCCCAAGGAGCAGGCGGGCTCCGCCTCGGCGGTCTCGGAGACGGCGTACGAGCTCGGCGCGGCGCTCGGCATCGCGCTCCTGGGCTCGATCGTCACCGGTGTCTACCGCGGCTTCGACACCCCCGCCGGGGTGCCGGCGAAGGCGGCCTCGGACGCCCACGACTCGCTCGGCGGAGCGGTCGAGGCGGCCGCCGAACTGCCGGGCGGCACCGGCGGGGCGCTGCTGGCCTCCGCGCAGGACGCGTTCGTCGAGGGCCTGCGGATCGCCGCCGGGGCCGGCGCGCTGGTTCTGCTCGGCACCGCCGTCGCGGCCTGGTTCCTGCTGCGCGGCCAGAAGCTCGAAGAGGGCGCCGGAGGCGCTCCCGAGCACTGA
- a CDS encoding alpha/beta fold hydrolase, with protein MRMRKTVRFLLAAAATAALGLTGFAAPASASVLDIPPRGANDWSCKPDSAHPQPVVLVNGTFKLMAENWAKLSPKLKEAGYCVFAFNYGNMETAPIPQAAAELSDFVEAVRGATGAAKVDLVGHSQGGMLPRYYVKFLGGADKVDDLVGIVPSNHGTKNPLAVPAGWTICPSCVDQQWDSPLMRKLNAGEETPAGPDYTVITTRYDEVVIPYTSALLTGPKEHLTNIVLQDKCPLDLYMHDQATKDPVVAQWVLDALAHEGPADPGFQPQCIGRA; from the coding sequence ATGCGTATGCGCAAGACCGTCAGGTTCCTGCTCGCCGCCGCGGCCACCGCCGCCCTGGGCCTCACCGGCTTCGCGGCCCCCGCCTCCGCCTCGGTCCTCGACATCCCGCCGCGCGGGGCCAACGACTGGTCCTGCAAGCCCGACTCGGCCCACCCGCAGCCCGTCGTGCTGGTCAACGGCACCTTCAAGCTGATGGCCGAGAACTGGGCGAAGCTCTCGCCCAAGCTCAAGGAGGCGGGCTACTGCGTCTTCGCCTTCAACTACGGGAACATGGAGACCGCTCCGATCCCGCAGGCCGCGGCCGAGCTCAGCGACTTCGTCGAGGCCGTGCGGGGCGCGACGGGCGCCGCGAAGGTCGACCTCGTCGGCCACAGCCAGGGCGGCATGCTGCCCCGCTACTACGTGAAGTTCCTCGGCGGCGCGGACAAGGTCGACGACCTCGTCGGCATCGTCCCCTCCAACCACGGCACCAAGAACCCGCTCGCCGTCCCGGCCGGCTGGACCATCTGCCCCTCCTGCGTCGACCAGCAGTGGGACTCGCCGCTGATGCGCAAGCTCAACGCCGGCGAGGAGACCCCGGCCGGCCCCGACTACACGGTCATCACCACCCGCTACGACGAGGTCGTGATCCCGTACACCAGCGCGCTGCTCACCGGCCCGAAGGAGCACCTCACCAACATCGTGCTCCAGGACAAGTGCCCGCTGGACCTCTACATGCACGACCAGGCCACCAAGGACCCGGTCGTCGCCCAGTGGGTGCTCGACGCCCTGGCGCACGAAGGCCCGGCCGACCCGGGCTTCCAGCCCCAGTGCATCGGCCGGGCCTGA
- a CDS encoding glycerophosphodiester phosphodiesterase, translating into MEQGQRPGRRSLLGAAAALGAGAVVLGGGAGQASAAPRGQGHGGHGDSGSYKDLPVPTVVGHRGGSGYRPEHTLGSYQFALDNGADVIEQDLVPTKDGHLVCRHENDITGTTDVASHPEFASRKTTKTVDGEAHTGWFTEDFTLAELRTLRAKERIPGTRGHNTLYDGRWQVPTFEEVLKWADEQGRKRGRRVWLHIETKHPTYFRKAGLGLEERLAKLLRRYGRSGRNSHTFLQSFEPSSLQRLNKLGVDCPKVLLLDDLTTQPWDFVEAKDPRTVADLITPKGLRWVAGFAQGIGPWLNLVIPRDKNDRLTKPTTLVRDSHAAGLIVHPYTMRNENSFLPADFRRGTDPNAYGDVFGAFKTYFATGIDGIFSDNCDTAALARADFVKR; encoded by the coding sequence ATGGAGCAGGGACAGCGGCCGGGCAGGCGCAGCCTTCTGGGGGCCGCCGCGGCCCTCGGCGCGGGGGCGGTCGTCCTCGGCGGCGGCGCGGGCCAGGCCTCGGCCGCCCCGCGCGGGCAGGGGCACGGCGGCCACGGTGACTCGGGCTCGTACAAGGACCTGCCGGTCCCGACCGTCGTCGGCCACCGCGGCGGCAGCGGCTACCGCCCCGAGCACACCCTCGGCTCCTACCAGTTCGCCCTCGACAACGGCGCGGACGTCATCGAGCAGGACCTCGTGCCCACCAAGGACGGCCACCTCGTCTGCCGTCACGAGAACGACATCACCGGCACCACCGATGTCGCCTCGCACCCGGAGTTCGCCTCCCGCAAGACGACCAAGACCGTCGACGGCGAGGCCCACACCGGCTGGTTCACCGAGGACTTCACCCTGGCCGAGCTGCGGACGCTCCGTGCCAAGGAGCGCATCCCCGGCACCCGCGGCCACAACACCCTCTACGACGGCCGCTGGCAGGTGCCCACCTTCGAAGAGGTCCTGAAGTGGGCCGACGAGCAGGGCCGCAAGCGCGGCCGGCGGGTCTGGCTGCACATCGAGACCAAGCACCCCACGTACTTCCGCAAGGCGGGCCTCGGCCTGGAGGAGCGCCTCGCCAAGCTGCTGCGCCGCTACGGCCGCTCGGGCCGCAACTCCCACACCTTCCTCCAGTCCTTCGAGCCCAGCAGCCTCCAGCGGCTGAACAAGCTGGGCGTCGACTGCCCCAAGGTGCTCCTGCTCGACGACCTCACCACCCAGCCCTGGGACTTCGTCGAGGCCAAGGACCCGCGCACGGTAGCCGACCTCATCACGCCCAAGGGCCTGCGGTGGGTCGCGGGCTTCGCCCAGGGCATCGGCCCGTGGCTGAACCTGGTCATCCCCCGGGACAAGAACGACCGGCTCACCAAGCCCACCACGCTGGTGCGGGACTCCCACGCCGCCGGGCTGATCGTGCACCCCTACACCATGCGCAACGAGAACAGCTTCCTGCCGGCGGACTTCCGGCGCGGCACCGACCCCAACGCTTACGGCGACGTCTTCGGCGCGTTCAAGACGTACTTCGCCACCGGCATCGACGGGATCTTCTCGGACAACTGCGACACGGCGGCGCTGGCCCGCGCCGACTTCGTCAAGCGCTGA